From Loxodonta africana isolate mLoxAfr1 chromosome 2, mLoxAfr1.hap2, whole genome shotgun sequence, the proteins below share one genomic window:
- the LOC100657877 gene encoding protocadherin beta-6 yields the protein MAQTKAQLKKRQVESFIILMFLWEVGSESMQYSVLEEKESGTFVADLTKDLGLKVGELAARGARVVFKGNKQHLQLDPQTHNLLLNEKLDREELCGSTEPCVLPFQVLLENPLQFFQAELRVRDINDHAPEFPTRKMVLKISEITTPGKTFPLKMAQDLDAGSNSLQSYTISPNPHFHVLTRNRSDGRKIPELVLDKALDREEQPQLRLTFTALDGGSPPRSGTAEIQILVLDINDNAPVFAQELYEVQVSENNPLGSLVVTVSATDLDAGSFGEVSYALFQVDDINQPFEINAITGEIRLRRMLDFEEFQSHHVDVEATDGGGLSGKCSVVIKVLDMNDNAPELTMSSLTNPIPENLPEVIVAVFSVSDADSGPNQQVICSIDDNLPFLLRPSIENFYTLVTEGELDRESRAEYNITITVIDLGTPRLKTEHKITVLVSDVNDNAPTFSQTSYTLFIRENNSPALHMGSVSATDRDSGSNAQVTYSLLPPQDPHLPLASLVSINADNGHLFVLRSLDYEALRAFEFRVGAIDAGSPALSSEALVRVEVVDDNDNSPFVLYPLQNGSAPCTELVPRAAEAGYLVTKVVAVDSDSGQNAWLSYQLLKATEPGLFSVWAHNGEVRTTRLLSERDAAKHRLVVLVKDNGEPPMSATVTLHVLLVDGFSQPYLPLPEMALNEAQADSLTVYLIIALASVSSLFLFSVLLFITVRLCRRNRAASAGRCSVPEGHFPGHLVDVSGTGTLSHSYQYEVCLTGGSGTSEFKFLKPIFPNFPPQGTGRETKENSTSGNSFQFS from the coding sequence ATGGCGCAAACAAAAGCACAGCTCAAGAAAAGGCAAGTAGAGAGCTTTATTATATTGATGTTTTTATGGGAGGTGGGTTCAGAATCAATGCAGTATTCTGTgctggaggagaaagaaagtggcACATTTGTGGCCGACTTGACAAAGGACCTGGGACTCAAGGTGGGAGAGCTGGCTGCGCGGGGCGCCCGGGTTGTTTTCAAGGGGAACAAACAGCATTTGCAGCTTGACCCACAGACCCATAATTTGCTGCTAAATGAGAAACTGGACCGGGAGGAGCTGTGTGGATCCACTGAGCCATGCGTACTACCTTTCCAAGTGTTGCTGGAAAATCCCTTACAGTTTTTTCAGGCTGAACTGAGGGTCAGAGATATAAATGACCACGCCCCAGAGTTCCCCACCAGAAAAATGGTCCTGAAAATATCAGAAATTACTACACCAGGAAAGACATTTCCtttgaaaatggcacaggatttAGATGCTGGCAGCAACAGCCTTCAGAGCTACACAATCAGCCCCAATCCCCACTTTCATGTTCTCACTCGCAATCGCAGTGACGGCAGGAAGATCCCGGAGCTGGTGCTGGACAAAGCGTTGGATAGGGAGGAGCAGCCCCAACTCAGGCTTACCTTCACTGCGTTAGATGGCGGCTCTCCTCCCCGGTCAGGAACCGCAGAGATTCAGATCCTGGTCTTGGACATCAATGACAACGCTCCTGTGTTTGCTCAGGAGCTCTATGAGGTGCAAGTCTCTGAGAACAACCCCCTAGGCTCCCTGGTTGTCACCGTGTCAGCGACAGATTTAGATGCAGGATCCTTTGGGGAGGTATCCTATGCCCTATTTCAGGTCGATGACATTAACCAGCCCTTCGAAATAAACGCCATCACAGGAGAAATTCGTCTGAGAAGGATGTTGGATTTTGAGGAATTTCAGTCTCATCACGTGGATGTTGAGGCCACAGATGGCGGTGGACTATCAGGAAAATGTTCCGTAGTCATCAAGGTATTGGACATGAATGACAATGCCCCTGAACTGACCATGTCATCACTCACCAACCCCATCCCTGAAAACTTGCCAGAGGTTATAGTTGCAGTTTTCAGTGTTTCAGATGCAGATTCTGGACCTAATCAACAAGTCATTTGTTCTATAGATGACAATCTCCCCTTCCTTCTAAGACCATCCATAGAGAATTTCTATACCCTGGTAACAGAAGGAGAGCTGGACAGAGAGAGCAGAGCCGAATACAACATCACAATCACCGTTATCGACTTGGGTACCCCCAGGCTAAAAACAGAGCACAAAATAACCGTGCTGGTCTCCGACGTCAATGACAACGCTCCCACCTTCTCCCAAACCTCCTACACCCTGTTCATCCGCGAGAACAACAGCCCTGCTCTGCACATGGGCAGCGTCAGCGCCACAGACAGAGACTCAGGCTCCAACGCCCAAGTCACCTACTCGCTGCTGCCGCCCCAGGACCCGCACCTCCCCCTCGCCTCCTTGGTCTCCATCAACGCAGACAACGGGCACCTGTTCGTTCTCAGGTCGCTGGATTACGAGGCCCTACGAGCGTTCGAGTTCCGCGTGGGCGCGATAGACGCAGGTTCTCCAGCGCTGAGCAGCGAGGCGCTGGTGCGCGTGGAGGTCGTGGACGACAACGACAACTCGCCCTTCGTGCTCTACCCGCTGCAGAACGGTTCTGCGCCCTGCACAGAGCTGGTGCCCAGGGCTGCCGAGGCGGGCTACCTGGTGACCAAGGTGGTGGCGGTGGACAGCGACTCGGGACAGAACGCCTGGCTGTCCTACCAGCTGCTCAAGGCCACGGAGCCCGGGCTATTCAGCGTGTGGGCTCACAACGGCGAGGTGCGCACCACCAGGCTGCTGAGCGAGCGCGACGCCGCCAAGCACAGACTCGTCGTGCTGGTCAAGGATAATGGTGAGCCGCCAATGTCGGCCACCGTCACGCTTCACGTGCTCCTGGTGGATGGGTTCTCGCAGCCCTACCTGCCGCTCCCAGAGATGGCTCTGAATGAGGCCCAGGCCGACTCGCTCACTGTCTACTTGATCATTGCGTTGGCGTCGGTCTCGTCGCTCTTTCTGTTCTCCGTGCTCTTGTTCATCACTGTGCGGCTGTGCAGAAGGAACAGGGCCGCCTCAGCGGGTCGCTGCTCCGTGCCTGAGGGCCACTTTCCGGGCCACTTAGTGGATGTCAGCGGCACAGGAACTCTGTCCCATAGCTACCAGTACGAGGTGTGTCTGACGGGAGGCTCAGGGACCAGCGAGTTCAAGTTCCTGAAGCCGATTTTCCCCAACTTTCCTCCCCAGGGAACTGGGAGGGAAACAAAGGAAAACTCCACCTCTGGAAACAGCTTCCAATTCAGTTAA
- the LOC100658355 gene encoding protocadherin beta-17, whose amino-acid sequence MDTPLPKALQKRQVIAIIILLLWWEAGSATIKYSVLEEGDSGSFVANIAKDLGLGIEELAARGARILSKGNKQHLQVQQKSGNLILKEKLDREELCGDTDPCILHFQVLLKNPVQFFQGELQLQDINDHAPEFLESEILLKISENSHPGTAFPLKIAQDLDVGSNTVQNYTISTNFHFHLFTRTHSDGRKYPELVLDKALDREEQPELRLTLTALDGGSPPRTGTSQVVILVVDVNDNAPEFTQLLYEVQVPENSAIGSLVISVSARDLDAGTHGELAYSFFQPSNQVIQAFQINAVMGEIRLKKLLDFEEIQSYSMEIEASDGGGLSGKCTVAIEVVDVNDNAPELTMSLLISDIPENSPETVVAIFGISDPDSGDNGKMTCSIQDHLPFILKPTVDNFYTLVTEKSLDRESRAEYNITITVTDLGTPRLKTEHKITVLVSDVNDNAPTFSRTSYTLFVPENNSPALHMGSVSATDRDSGSNAQVTYSLLPPQDPHLPLASLVSINADNGHLFALRSLDYEALRAFEFRVGAIDAGSPALSSEALVRVEVMDDNDNSPFVLYPLQNGSAPCTELVPRAAEAGYLVTKVVAVDGDSGQNAWLSYQLLKATEPGLFSVWAHNGEVRTARLLSERDAAKHRLVVLVKDNGEPPMSATVTLHVLLVDGFSQPYLPLPEVARDEAQTDLLTVYLIIALASVSSLFLFSVILFVLVRLCRRNRAASVGRWSVPEGHFPGHLVDVSGTGTLSQSYQYEVCLTGGSGNTEFKFLKPIFPDFLVEKTGRDTEENAHFRNNFGLN is encoded by the coding sequence ATGGATACGCCGCTCCCCAAAGCACTGCAGAAAAGGCAAGTGATCGCCATTATTATTCTGTTACTGTGGTGGGAGGCGGGCAGTGCAACTATTAAGTATTCGGTTCTAGAAGAGGGGGATAGCGGGTCATTTGTGGCCAACATAGCAAAGGATCTGGGGCTGGGCATAGAGGAGCTGGCCGCACGGGGGGCCCGGATTCTTTCCAAAGGGAACAAGCAGCATCTGCAGGTCCAGCAAAAGAGTGGGAATTTGATCCTAAAAGAAAAATTGGACCGGGAGGAGTTGTGCGGTGACACGGATCCATGTATACTGCATTTCCAGGTGCTACTAAAAAACCCGGTGCAGTTTTTTCAAGGTGAGCTACAGCTCCAAGACATAAATGACCATGCCCCAGAATTTTTGGAAAGTGAAATCCTCCTGAAAATCTCAGAAaacagccacccagggactgcgtTTCCCTTGAAAATAGCTCAAGATCTGGACGTAGGCAGCAACACAGTTCAGAACTATACGATTAGCACCAACTTCCATTTCCACCTTTTCACACGCACTCACAGCGATGGCAGGAAATACCCGGAGCTGGTGCTGGACAAAGCCCTGGACCGCGAGGAGCAGCCTGAGCTCAGGTTAACGCTCACAGCACTGGATGGTGGGTCACCACCCAGAACTGGGACGTCCCAGGTTGTCATCCTGGTTGTGGACGTCAATGACAACGCTCCTGAATTTACTCAGCTGCTCTATGAGGTGCAGGTCCCAGAAAACAGCGCCATAGGCTCCCTTGTTATCTCTGTCTCCGCTAGAGATTTAGATGCTGGAACCCATGGGGAGCTCGCTTACTCATTTTTTCAACCTTCAAATCAAGTCATTCAAGCTTTTCAAATAAACGCAGTTATGGGAGAAATTCGATTAAAAAAACTCTTGGATTTTGAGGAAATTCAATCTTACTCTATGGAAATTGAAGCCTCAGATGGCGGGGGTCTTTCAGGAAAATGCACCGTAGCCATAGAAGTGGTGGATGTGAATGACAACGCTCCTGAGCTCACCATGTCACTACTCATCAGTGATATCCCAGAAAACTCTCCTGAGACTGTGGTCGCCATTTTCGGAATTTCAGATCCAGATTCGGGGGACAATGGAAAAATGACGTGTTCCATCCAGGATCACCTCCCGTTCATTCTGAAGCCTACCGTAGACAATTTCTACACCCTGGTAACAGAGAAGTCACTGGACAGAGAGAGCAGAGCCGAGTACAACATCACCATCACCGTCACAGACTTGGGTACCCCCAGGTTGAAAACTGAGCACAAAATAACAGTGCTGGTCTCCGACGTCAATGACAACGCGCCCACCTTCTCCAGAACCTCTTATACCTTGTTCGTCCCTGAGAACAACAGTCCCGCCCTGCACATGGGCAGCGTCAGCGCCACAGACAGAGACTCAGGCTCCAACGCCCAAGTCACCTACTCGCTGCTGCCGCCCCAGGACCCGCACCTCCCCCTCGCCTCCTTGGTCTCCATCAACGCGGACAACGGGCACCTCTTCGCTCTGAGGTCACTGGATTACGAGGCCCTGCGAGCCTTCGAGTTCCGTGTGGGCGCGATAGACGCAGGTTCCCCCGCGCTGAGCAGCGAGGCGCTGGTGCGCGTGGAGGTCATGGACGACAACGACAACTCGCCCTTCGTGCTCTACCCGCTGCAGAACGGCTCTGCGCCCTGCACTGAGCTGGTGCCCAGGGCTGCCGAGGCGGGCTACTTGGTGACCAAGGTGGTGGCTGTGGACGGCGATTCGGGCCAGAACGCCTGGCTGTCCTACCAGCTGCTCAAGGCCACGGAGCCCGGACTGTTCAGCGTGTGGGCGCACAATGGCGAGGTGCGCACAGCCAGGCTGCTGAGCGAGCGCGATGCCGCCAAGCACAGACTCGTCGTGCTGGTCAAGGACAATGGCGAGCCGCCAATGTCGGCCACTGTCACGCTGCACGTGCTCCTGGTGGACGGCTTCTCGCAGCCCTACCTGCCGCTCCCAGAGGTGGCCCGGGATGAGGCCCAAACTGACTTGCTCACTGTCTACTTGATCATTGCGTTGGCGTCGGTCTCGTCGCTCTTCCTGTTCTCCGTCATCCTGTTCGTCCTGGTGAGGCTGTGCAGGAGGAACAGGGCCGCCTCGGTGGGTCGCTGGTCGGTGCCTGAGGGCCACTTTCCGGGCCACTTGGTGGACGTCAGCGGCACAGGGACCCTGTCCCAGAGCTACCAGTATGAGGTTTGTCTCACGGGAGGTTCTGGGAACACCGAATTCAAGTTTCTTAAACCTATATTCCCTGACTTTTTGGTTGAAAAGACTGGTAGGGATACCGAGGAAAATGCCCACTTTAGGAATAATTTTGGGTTAAATTAG
- the PCDHB7 gene encoding protocadherin beta-7 — MEAGVQKRQVLFLCVFLGVSWAGAEPLRYFVAEETERGTLLANLANDLGLGMGELSARGSRIVSDRNMPFLLLSPLTGDLILNEKLDREELCGPTDPCVLPFQLLLEKPFQIFRAELWVRDINDHSPVFLDREIPLKILESTTPGEAFLLERAQDSDVGVNGLSNYTISPNAYFHINVHDSGEGTVYPELILDEVLDREEVPELSLVLTALDGGSPPRSGTALVRILVLDINDNAPKFVQPVYKVEVPENSPIGSLVVAVSASDLDAGSNGEIVYAFFYATERILKTFQIDSASGDLYLRAELDYEAIQTYTLTIQAKDGGGLSGKCTVVVQVTDTNDNPPELLMSSLTSPIAENSPETVVAVFRIRDRDSGNNGKMVCTIRDDLPFLLKPSVENFYTLVTEKSLDREWNADYNVTITVTDLGSPRLKTEHSIRVLVSDVNDNAPTFTQTSYTLFIRENSSPALHMGSVSATDRDSGSNAQVTYSLLPPQDPHLPLASLVSINADNGHLFALRSLDYEALRAFEFRVGAIDAGSPALSSEALVRVEVVDENDNSPFVLYPLQNDSAPCTELVPRAAEAGYLVTKVVAVDSDSGQNAWLSYQLLKATEPGLFSVWAHNGEVRTARLLSERDAAKHRLIVLVKDNGELPMSASVTLHVLLVDGFSQPYLPLPEAALAEAQADSLTIYLVIALASVSSLFLFSVLSFVAVRLCRRNRAPPVSRCLVPEGHFPDHLVDISGTGTLSQTYQYQVCLTGGSGTSEFKFLKPIIRNLPPQSTEREVEENLSFRNNLGF, encoded by the coding sequence ATGGAGGCCGGCGTGCAGAAAAGGCAAGTCttatttctttgtgtatttttggGTGTGTCCTGGGCTGGCGCGGAACCGCTTCGCTATTTTGTGGCGGAGGAAACCGAGAGAGGCACGCTTCTGGCCAACCTTGCAAATGACCTAGGCTTGGGGATGGGGGAACTGTCAGCCCGAGGATCTAGAATCGTTTCAGACCGGAACATGCCATTTTTACTACTCAGTCCGCTTACTGGGGATTTAATACTAAATGAGAAATTGGACCGAGAGGAACTGTGCGGCCCCACGGATCCCTGTGTGCTGCCTTTCCAGTTATTACTGGAAAAGCCTTTTCAGATTTTCCGCGCTGAACTATGGGTCAGAGACATCAACGATCATTCTCCAGTATTTCTAGATAGAGAAATTCCCTTGAAAATATTAGAAAGTACCACTCCGGGGGAGGCATTTCTCCTAGAACGTGCACAGGACTCAGATGTTGGAGTCAACGGCCTGAGTAACTACACCATCAGCCCGAATGCCTATTTCCATATTAACGTCCATGATAGTGGTGAGGGGACTGTCTATCCCGAACTGATACTGGATGAAGTGCTGGACCGCGAGGAAGTGCCTGAGCTCAGTTTAGTCCTCACAGCCTTGGATGGTGGCTCTCCGCCAAGGTCAGGGACCGCCCTGGTACGCATCCTTGTCCTGGACATTAATGACAACGCCCCTAAATTTGTGCAGCCGGTCTACAAGGTGGAAGTGCCCGAGAACAGCCCCATCGGCTCTCTGGTTGTCGCTGTGTCTGCTAGTGACTTAGATGCCGGAAGCAACGGAGAAATAGTTTATGCATTTTTTTATGCCACTGAAAGAATTCTCAAAACGTTTCAAATCGATTCAGCATCTGGCGATCTTTATCTTAGAGCCGAGTTGGACTATGAGGCAATTCAAACTTATACATTAACTATTCAGGCCAAAGACGGCGGAGGGCTTTCTGGGAAATGTACGGTGGTGGTCCAGGTAACAGATACAAATGATAACCCACCGGAACTGCTCATGTCATCACTTACTAGCCCAATAGCAGAAAACTCACCCGAGACAGTCGTTGCTGTTTTTAGGATTAGGGACAGAGATTCAGGGAACAATGGAAAAATGGTGTGCACCATCCGGGACGATCTCCCCTTTCTCCTGAAGCCATCGGTTGAGAATTTCTACACTTTGGTAACAGAGAAATCTTTGGACAGAGAGTGGAACGCTGACTACAACGTCACAATCACTGTCACCGACTTGGGGTCCCCCAGGCTGAAAACTGAGCACAGCATAAGAGTGCTGGTCTCCGACGTCAATGACAACGCTCCAACTTTCACACAAACCTCCTACACCCTGTTCATCCGCGAGAATAGCAGCCCCGCCCTCCACATGGGCAGCGTCAGCGCCACAGACAGAGACTCAGGCTCCAACGCCCAAGTCACCTACTCGCTGCTGCCGCCCCAGGACCCGCACCTCCCCCTCGCCTCCTTGGTCTCCATCAACGCGGACAACGGACACCTCTTTGCCCTCAGGTCGCTGGATTATGAGGCCCTGCGAGCCTTCGAGTTCCGCGTGGGCGCGATAGACGCAGGTTCCCCCGCGCTGAGCAGCGAGGCGCTGGTGCGCGTGGAGGTCGTGGACGAAAACGACAACTCGCCCTTCGTGCTGTACCCGCTGCAGAACGACTCTGCGCCCTGCACAGAGCTGGTGCCCAGGGCTGCCGAGGCGGGCTACCTGGTGACCAAGGTGGTGGCAGTGGACAGCGACTCGGGTCAGAACGCCTGGCTGTCCTACCAGCTGCTCAAGGCCACTGAGCCCGGGCTGTTCAGCGTGTGGGCGCACAATGGAGAGGTGCGCACAGCCAGACTGCTGAGCGAGCGCGACGCCGCCAAGCACAGACTCATCGTGCTGGTCAAGGACAATGGCGAGCTGCCAATGTCGGCCAGCGTCACGCTGCACGTGCTCCTGGTGGATGGGTTCTCGCAGCCCTACCTGCCGCTCCCAGAGGCGGCCCTGGCTGAGGCTCAGGCCGACTCGCTCACGATCTACTTGGTCATTGCGTTGGCGTCGGTCTCGTCGCTCTTCTTGTTTTCCGTGCTCTCGTTCGTCGCTGTGCGGCTGTGCAGGAGGAACAGGGCTCCCCCGGTGAGTCGCTGCTTGGTGCCTGAGGGCCACTTTCCAGACCACTTGGTGGACATCAGCGGTACTGGGACTTTGTCCCAGACCTACCAGTACCAGGTGTGTCTGACAGGAGGTTCTGGGACCAGTGAGTTCAAATTCCTGAAACCAATTATCCGGAATCTTCCACCTCAGAGCACTGAGAGAGAAGTGGAAGAAAATCTCTCATTTCGGAATAATTTGGGTTTTTGA
- the LOC100658919 gene encoding protocadherin beta-13, with product MEASRKLICRQRQVILIFLLLGSSLVGAEPRRYSVVEETEGSSFVTNLETDLGLGQRELSRRGARVTSKGNKLRLQLDLETGDLLLNEKLDREELCGDTEPCVRHFQVLLENPLEFFQAELQVVDINDHSPVFMDREILLKISESSPPGTTFPLKNAQDLDVGRNNIENYVVSSNSHFRVLTRKRSDNRKYPELVLDKALDREEEPVLRLTLTAQDGGSPPRSGTVQVRIEVADTNDNAPEFEQPLYKVQVREDSPIGFLIVRVSATDIDIGANAQISYSLFQVSEEISKTFQVNPTTGEIRLKKQLDFETIQSYEVNMEARDAGSFSGKCTVLVQVMDVNDNAPEISISAFTSPIPENSPETVVAVFSVSDLDSEENGRLGCSVQDDLPFLLKSSLKNFYTLVTDRPLDRESRSEYNVTITVTDLGTPRLKTQLNVTILISDVNDNMPTFSQTSYTLLVRENNSPALHMGSVSATDRDSGSNAQVTYSLLPPQDPHLPLASLVSINADNGHLFALRSLDYEALRAFEFRVGATDAGSPALSSEALVRVEVVDENDNTPFILYPMQNSSVPSTELVPRAAEAGYLVTKVVAVDRDSGQNAWLSYQLLKATEPGLFSVWAHNGEVRTARLLSERDAAKHRLIVLVKDNGEPPMSTTVTLHVLLVDGFSQPYLRLPEVALDEAKADSLTVYLVIALALVSSLFLFSVLLFVGVRLCRRNRAASVNRFPASEGHFPGHSLEVSGTGTLCQNYQYGVCLTRGSETSEFKFLKPILPNFQSHSPGSDTEENPNFWNDFGFSIQ from the coding sequence ATGGAGGCCAGCAGGAAGCTCATTTGCAGACAAAGGCAAGTCATTTTAATCTTTCTCCTCTTGGGTTCATCTCTGGTTGGGGCGGAACCTAGGCGCTATTCCGTAGTGGAGGAAACTGAGGGCAGCTCCTTTGTTACCAATTTAGAAACGGACTTGGGTCTGGGGCAGAGGGAGCTCTCCAGACGAGGGGCTAGGGTCACTTCCAAAGGGAACAAACTGCGTTTGCAGCTCGATTTGGAGACAGGGGATCTGCTGCTAAATGAGAAACTGGACCGTGAGGAACTGTGCGGTGACACAGAGCCCTGTGTGCGACATTTCCAGGTGTTGCTAGAAAACCCCTTGGAGTTTTTTCAAGCTGAGCTGCAAGTAGTAGACATAAATGACCATTCCCCGGTGTTCATGGACAGAGAAATATTACTGAAAATATCAGAGAGCAGTCCTCCCGGGACCACATTTCCTCTGAAGAACGCCCAGGACTTGGATGTGGGTCGAAATAATATTGAGAATTATGTCGTCAGCTCCAACTCCCATTTCCGGGTCCTCACCCGCAAGCGCAGCGACAACAGGAAATACCCAGAGCTGGTGCTGGACAAAGCACTAGATCGGGAGGAGGAACCTGTGCTCAGGTTAACGCTCACAGCCCAGGACGGTGGCTCTCCACCCCGGTCTGGAACAGTCCAGGTCCGCATCGAAGTCGCCGACACTAATGACAATGCCCCTGAATTTGAGCAGCCTCTCTATAAGGTGCAAGTCCGGGAGGACAGTCCCATAGGCTTCCTGATTGTCAGGGTCTCTGCTACTGACATAGACATAGGAGCCAACGCACAGATTTCTTACTCACTTTTCCAAGTTTCAGAGGAGATAAGCAAAACCTTTCAGGTAAATCCCACGACAGGAGAAATTCGACTGAAAAAACAACTTGATTTTGAAACAATTCAGTCCTATGAAGTCAATAtggaggcaagagatgctggaaGCTTTTCTGGAAAATGCACTGTTTTGGTTCAAGTCATGGATGTGAACGACAATGCCCCAGAAATTTCCATTTCTGCGTTTACCAGTCCAATACCAGAGAACTCGCCTGAGACTGTGGTTGCAGTTTTCAGTGTTTCAGATCTTGATTCAGAAGAAAATGGGAGACTAGGTTGCTCTGTTCAGGACGATCTACCATTCCTCTTGAAATCTTCACTCAAAAATTTTTACACTCTGGTAACAGACAGACCGCTGGATAGAGAGAGTAGATCTGAGTACAATGTCACCATCACCGTCACGGACTTGGGAACTCCAAGGCTAAAAACACAGCTCAATGTAACCATCCTGATCTCTGACGTCAATGACAACATGCCCACCTTCTCCCAAACCTCCTATACTCTATTGGTCCGCGAGAACAACAGCCCCGCCCTGCACATGGGCAGCGTCAGCGCCACAGACAGAGACTCAGGCTCCAACGCCCAAGTCACCTACTCACTGCTGCCGCCCCAGGACCCACACCTCCCCCTCGCCTCCTTGGTCTCCATCAACGCGGACAACGGGCACCTCTTCGCTCTCAGGTCACTGGATTACGAGGCCCTGCGAGCCTTCGAGTTCCGCGTGGGCGCGACAGACGCAGGCTCCCCAGCGCTGAGCAGCGAGGCCCTGGTGCGTGTGGAGGTCGTGGACGAAAACGACAACACGCCTTTCATCCTGTATCCTATGCAGAACAGCTCTGTGCCCTCCACAGAGCTGGTGCCCAGGGCGGCTGAGGCGGGCTACCTGGTGACCAAGGTGGTGGCGGTGGACAGAGACTCGGGCCAGAACGCCTGGCTGTCCTACCAGCTGCTCAAGGCCACGGAGCCCGGACTGTTCAGCGTGTGGGCGCACAATGGCGAGGTGCGCACAGCCAGACTGCTGAGCGAGCGCGACGCCGCCAAGCACAGACTCATCGTGCTGGTCAAGGACAATGGCGAGCCACCAATGTCGACCACCGTCACGCTGCACGTGCTCCTGGTGGATGGGTTCTCGCAGCCCTACCTGCGGCTACCAGAGGTGGCTCTGGATGAAGCCAAAGCCGACTCGCTCACCGTCTACTTGGTCATTGCATTGGCGTTGGTCTCCTCTCTCTTCCTGTTCTCAGTGCTCCTGTTCGTCGGGGTGAGGCTGTGCAGGAGGAACAGGGCCGCCTCGGTGAATCGCTTCCCAGCGTCTGAGGGCCACTTTCCAGGCCACTCTTTGGAAGTCAGTGGGACTGGGACCCTGTGCCAGAACTACCAGTACGGGGTGTGTCTGACTAGAGGCTCAGAGACCAGCGAATTCAAGTTCCTGAAGCCAATTTTACCCAATTTCCAGAGCCACTCCCCTGGGTCAGACACAGAAGAAAACCCCAACTTTTGGAATGATTTTGGTTTCAGTATTCAGTGA